GCGGTGCAGATGCCGTTCCAGATCCACACGATGCTGCCGGGGCAGTGGGACATCGCCTACTCCCTCCCGCTGCAACTGTGCGATCTGGCCCTGATCGCCGCGGTCTGCGCGCTGTGGACGCACAGCCCGGCGGCGACGGCCCTGACCTACTACTGGGGTCTGACACTGACGGCACAGGCCCTGCTCACCCCGGCCTACCGCGGCCCGGACTTCCCGGACTGGCAGTTCCTGATGTTCTGGGGGATCCACCTGTTCACCATGTGGGCCGCGGTCCACCTCACCTGGGGCGCCGGCATCCGGCCCGACTGGCACGGCTACCGGCTGACCCTGGCGGCGACCGCGGTCTGGGCGGTGGTCATGTTGATGTTCAACGCGTTGGCGCACGCCAACTACGGGTTCCTCAACGCCAAGCCCGGCGGCTCGGTCCTTGACCTCTTCGGACCCTGGCCGCTCTACCTGGTGGTCGCGGCCCTGCTGCTGGCCGGGGTCTGGGCACTCATCACCGCGCCGTTCACCCGCGCGGCCGCCCGTTCTTCTCGCTGACCCGACTTCTCTGCCCTGCGCCGCACCAGAGATGGGATTGTCATGCGCAAGAAGCGTCCCTTACTGTCCGCACTCCTGCTCGCGATCGTCGCGGTGGCCGCCGCTCCGGAAGCCACCGCCCAGTCAGCACCGTCCGAGAAGGGCCCGCTGGGCTGGGCCACCTACCGCCAGCTCGACGGCATGGCCGCACTGCGCGGCCCCTCGGAGACCCGCCAGTTCTCCAGCTACGACCGCACCGGCCGCAACAACGACGGATTCGACGGCAAGTACTCCTGCCTGCGCCAGGACCTCACCGGCTGCGTGATCGCCGAACGCGCCGGGGCGGGCGAGATCGGCTCCATCTGGTTCACCCGCGACGAGGGCGTGGTCACCAGGACGGGCTGGATCAAGGTGGAGCTCGACGGCCGGACCGTGCTCAACGCCCAGCTGCAGGACGTGGTCGACGGCAAGCTCGGCGCGCCGTTCGTCTGGCCGCTGGTCGGCAACCGCGACGACACCTCCGGCGGCGTGGTCATCAAGGTGCCCATGCCGTTCCGCCGGTCGATGAAGGTGACCACGCAGCACAACCCGCTGTTCCACCACGTGGTCTACCGGAGTTACCCCGACGCGGTGGGCGTTCCCACCTTCGACCCGGCCGACCGGGCGACCGACGTGGTGGAGAAACTGCGGTCTTTCGGCCTCGCGGACCCGAAACCCACCCGCCCGGGATCGCACACGACGCGGTCCACCACTGACATCGAGCCGGGCGCGACCGCGCGGCTGGCCGAGCTGTCCGGGCCCGCTCAGATCAGCGCGCTTCGGGTGCGGTTGCCGCAGGTGGTGCCGGGCCCGGCGGTCGACGACGACGGCAGGGCGTTCGGCGCGGGCGGCTCCAGCACCTTCACCGTCGCGGTGAGCCCGCGGAACTCCGGCGTGCGGCTGACGAGGCGGTTCGACCCGGAGATCGAGAAGCAGAGGGCGAACCTGCTGGTGGACGGGCGCCCCGCCGGGCAGTGGTACCACGAGTCCAAGATCGGTCCGATGACCTGGGCCGACCAGAGCGTCGACCTCGCGCCCGCGCTGACCGCGGGCAAGTCGACACTGTTCGTCCGCAACGAGTTCGTGTCGTCCACTGTGGACTACAACGAGTTCCGCTACGACGTGCACAGCCTGGTCGACGGGGCCTGGGTGCGCACCGACGTGGTCGACCTCGGCCACAACCACCTCAGCGTCGAGGCCGCGCACGGCTACCGGGTGGAGCGGCAGCAGTGGCAGGGCAGGCGGCACTTCTACTACCCGACCGATCCCGCGCTGGTGACGGCCTCCGACGAGGTGCTGGCCGGTGCCCGGCTGCGGATCACCTTCGACGGCAACACCACCGTGGACGCGCCGATCGGCGAGTTCTTCGGTTCCGGGCTCGGCGAGTACGACGTCCGGTCGCTGATGTTCGCGATGGACCCGCACAAGGACGGCTGGTACACCTCGTGGTGGCCGATGCCGTACGCGCAGCGGGCCGTCGTGGAGATCGTCAACGGCAGCGGGCGCCGCATCACCGGTGCCGCGGTCGAGGTGACATCGGCGGCGGACCGCGCGGTGCCGGAACGCTTGCGCGCCAACGGTTCCCTGGGCTACTTCAATGCGACGCACCGGCGGTCGGCCACGGAGAACGGCAAGGACTGGTCGTTCGTGGACACCGTGGGCCGCGGGGTGTTCTACGGCGTCACCCACTCGATGCGCGGCAAGCTCCCGCTGGCGGTGGAGGTGCCTCGGCTCTACCTCGAAGGCGACGAGCGCGCCTACGCGGACGGGTTGCTGACGCCGATCCAGCACGGCACCGGAACGGAGGACTTCTACGAGGCGGGGTGGTACTTCCGCACCGGCGCGTTCGCCATGCCGCTGGCGGGCTACCCCGTGCACGAGATCGGCGGCGACGGCTGCCAGTTCGACTGCACGGGCGCCTACCGGTTGATGGTGCCGGACGCGATCCCGTTCTCCACGGGGCTGCGCTTCGGTATCGAGCACGGACCTCTGGCGGACGTGCCCGCGGACTACAGCTCCACGTCGTACTGGTACGGCCAGCGCCAGTCGACGCTGCGCGAGACCGACCGGCTCAACCCGACCGATCTGGCCAGCCGCGCCGAGCACGGCTACACGGCGGTCGGCGAGACGGTGAGCGCGGTGACGTCCAGTTTCGAGGGCGACAACGACCACTCCGTCGCCACGTCGCAGGTCACCGCGGCCACGGGCGCTGTCGGCTTCAGGATCGCCGTCGAGCCCGCGAACTCGGGTGTGCAGCTCGTGCGCACGGCCGACCAGGCGAAGGCCGGTCAGCAGGTCGAGGTGCTGGTGGACGGCACGGTCGCGGGCACGTGGCAGCAGTCGTACGGCAACGCCGAGCACCGCTGGCTGCAGGACGCGTTCACGGTTCCGGCGCAGCTCAGCGCGGGCAAACGGTCGCTGTCGATCACGCTGCGGCCGGTGCTCGGCTCGGCTCCGTGGAGCGCGAGCGGCTACCACGTGCGGTCGTTCGTCGCGCCCTTCGACCCGGGCGGCGTCGTGACGCGGGTGGCGCCGCAGGGCATGGACTGGTCGCCGAAGGACCGCGGACCGGCGGTCCGCACCGACCGCGATCCGATCTCGCCGAAGAAGGGCACCACCGGCGGGTGATGAGCGGTTCCCGGCTCCGTCGATCAGCGCTGCCGTTCAGCGGCGCCGGGAACTCCCGCGGACGACCAGCTGGGCCGACAGGGTCGTGGTGGTCGGTTCCTTGTGGGAGCCGGTGACGCGGTTCAGCAGGAGCTGCGCGGCCAGGGTGCCGATCTCGTAGGCGGGCTGGGCCACCACGGTCAGCGGCGGGTCCAGCAGCTCCGCCCAGGGCGCGTCGTCGAAGGCCACGACGCCGACGTCGCGGCCGGGGCGCAGGCGCAGCTCGGCCAACGCCTGCAGGACCCCGACGGCCATGGCGCTGTTGGCGACGAGCAGGGCGTCCGGCGGTTCCGGTTGCGACAACAGGTCCAGCGTCGCCTCGCGCGCGCCCGCGGAGCGGTACTCCGTGCGCCGCACCAGCCTGGTCGCGCTGCGCCGCTTGGCGGCGCGCAGCCCGTCGCGGTAGCCCGCGAGCCGGTCGTCCGCGGTGCGCACGCCGGAGGGGCCGGTGAGGCAGCCGATGACCTCGTAGCCCTGTTCCGCCAGGTGCACGGTCGCCTGCCTGGCCGCCTGGCGGCTGTCCACCAGCACCGTGTCGGTGGGCTCGCCGGGCAGCGGGCGGTCCACCGCCACGATCGGGGTTCGCCTGTCCCGCAACGCCTCCACCGCGCCGGCCACCCCGGAGGGGGACAGGATGACGCCCGCCATCTGCTCCTCTATCGCGACCTCGACGTAGCGGCGCTCCTTGGCCGCCTCCTCGTCGGTGTTGCACAGCACCACCGAGTAGCCCGCGGCCTGCGCCACGTCCTCGACACCGCGCGCGATCGCGGTGAAGAACGGGTTCTCCACGTCGGAGATGATCAGCGCCAGCACCGCGGTCTCCCGCCTGCGGAGGTTGCGCGCCAACCCGTTCGGGCGGTAACCCAGCTCCTGCGCCGCCGCCACCACCCGGGCGGCCAGCACCGGGTCGACGGAGGATTTCCCATTCAGGGCACGGGAAGCCGTCGCGGTGGAGACACCGGCAAGTGCCGCGACATCGCTGATCGTCGTCATCGCAAGGGCTCCTCGTGCGCCATCGGCCTATTGACAGCCGTCACCGCTGAGCATAGCTTCCGAGAAAACGATTGCTCGTGCTCTGCCTTGTTTTGTGTTGAATCGTGTCTCAGTCGCCAATCGTGACCCTGGAGGGCACCGTGGCCCGGATCGGCGTGATCAGTTTCTCCGACGGTCGTGACTACGTGCACGACGGCATCCGCGAGTTCATCGCGACCACCGAGGACAAACTGGTCGACCGGCTCACCGCGGCCGGTCACGAGGTGGTGCGCGGCAAGGAGATCGTCGCCACCAACACCGGCGCCAGCGCGGTCGCCCGCCAGGTCGCCGCTGCCGGGGTGGACCTCACCGTCTTCCACTACGCGGTCTGGGCGTTCCCGCACTTCACCATGCTGGCGGCGGGCGCGACGCCGGGACCGCTGCTGCTGCTGTCCAACATCGACCCGGTGCAGCCCGGCATGGTCGGCATGCTCGCGGGCGGCGGCGCGCTGGACCAGATCGGCCGCGAGCACACCCGGCTGTGGGGCGACCCGGACGAGCGCGCGCTGATCGACAAGATCGGCGTGCAGGCCACGGCTTCGGCGGCCGTGGCGGCGCTGCGCGGATCGACGTTCGGCCGGATCGGCGGGCGCCCCATGGGCATGAACACCGCGGTGGCCAACACCGACCAGTGGCAGTCGGTCTTCGGCGTGGACGTCGAGGAGATCGACCAGTGGGAGATCGTCCGGCGCTCCGAGCTGGCCGACCAGAAGGAGGTCACCAGGGCGCGCGAGTGGCTGGAGACCAACGCGGCCGGGGTGCACTACGACGGCAAGAAGCTCACGCCGGAGCTGCTGGAGCGGCAGATCCGCTCGTACCTGGCGATGCGCGAGCTGATCGACGAGTGGAACCTGGACTTCTCCGGCATCAAGGGCCAGCCGGAGATGACCCAGTACTTCGCCACCATGGACATCGTCGAGGCCTTCCTCAACGACCCCTACGACTGGAACGGCCCCAAGGAGACCCACGTCTGCGCCACCGAGGCGGACATGGACGGCGCGCTGACGATGCAGCTGCTCAAGCACATCGCGCGCACCCCGGTGCTGTTCGCCGACGTCCGGCACTACCACGCCGACCGCGACATCTGGGACCTGTGCAACTCCGGCCAGCACGCCACCTGGTACGCCGCGCGCAGCGACGACCCGCTGGAGAACCTGGGCAAGGTGCACTTCTACCCGGAGGTGTTCTTCTTCCCCGCGGGCGGCGCCTCCGTGCACCACCTCGCGGCACCCGGGCAGATGACGCTGGCCCGGCTGACCCGCCGCGGCGGGAACTACCGGATGCACCTGATGCTGGGCGATTTCGAGACCTACGACGACGAGACCAACACGCAGCTGATGCGCCAGTCCACCTTCGAGTGGCCGCACGCGTTCGCACGGCTGGACGCCAAGGCCGACGACTTCCTCTCGCGCTTCGGCGCCAACCACATCCACGCGGTCCCCGGCGATCGGCGCGCCGAGGTCAGGGCCGCCTGCGAGCTGCTCGGAGTGGAGTTGGACGAGTTCACCAGGGGGTGAGCGGAGATGCCCGCGCTACCGGACGGAGTGTCCCTCCAGGAGTACAGCGAAGTCCGAGACGAGGTCAGCGCGGGCGAGTGGCGCCACCTCTACGACCCGACGGTCGGTGAGGACCGCAACTGGTACCTCAACGACCACACGTTCGTCCGCGATGCCGCCGGGACCTGGCACCTGATCGGCATCACCCACGCGGAACCGTTGAACCCGTTGGACGAGAAGCACTTCGCCCACGCGACCGCGCCCTCGCTGCACGGTCCGTGGGCGAAGCAGCCCTTCGTGATGAGCGCGGACCCCGGCTACCACGGGGAAGCGCACCTGTGGGCGCCGCACATCATCTTCCACGACGGCCGCTACCACATGTTCTACTGCGGCGGCGACGCCGACCACAGCTTCTACGCCATCAACCTGGCCACCTCGACCGATCTGCGGACGTGGACCCGCCACCCCGGCGGCCCGCTGTTCCGCGACGGCTTCGACGCCCGCGACCCGTTCGTCACGCGGATCGACGGGCGGTGGGTCGTCTTCTACACCGCGACGGTGTACCCGGACGGCGGGAACTTCGTCGTCGCCTACCGCACGAGTGACGACCTGGTCCACTGGAGCGGTCGCAGGTTCGCCTACTCCGAACCGCTCGGCGGGGTGATGACCGAGTCGCCCTTCCTGGTGCAGCGCGGCGGCGACTGGTACCTGTTCATCGGCCCGCGCCGCGGCTACGTGGGCACGGACGTCTTCCGCAGCAAGGACCCGCTCAACTTCAACGCGAACTCCTGGGTGGGCAACATCCCTTCGCACGCCGCCGAGGTGGTCTTCGCGGAGGGGCGGCACTGGGTCACGCACGCGGGATGGGGCCAGCGCGGGGTGTACCTCGCGCCGCTGAACTGGCAGACCACCTTCCGCGGGGTCCGGGTCACCGCGCCGGACTACCGCGTCGACGTGCAGACCTCGCCCACCTCCGAGCTGCGCGAGCTGTCCGTGCGGATGCGCGACGGCAGCTGGCGCAACCTGCTGGACAACCACCACCGCGGCTCCGGGCCGTACCTGGGCGTCGGGCTCTTCGGCGCGACCGAGAAGGCACGGGCGGCGGCGAGGGTCCGGGTCGAGGGCGGAACGGTTGTCCTGCAAAGGGTTCCGATCGGCCAGGAGAAGATCACGGTGGACTGGAGGCTGGACTTCCACGCCGACAGCTTCGACAGCTCGCTGAGCTGGCACGTGGCCGCGCCCACCCGGAACCCGCTGTGGGAGCTGGCCTTCTCGATGGACACCTGGCTCGGCACGCTCGGCGACGACCAGGTCTTCCCGCGGCGCGGTGACGCACCGGGCTTCACCCGCTGGGCGATGGCGACCGGGCTGTCGGCGACGATGGCGATGGCCTACCGCAGGGGCTCGGCGTGGGCGGAGGCCAACCGCTGGTACTCCGACGGGGAGTCCTCGATCTGCTGGCAGTCGGTGTGGCAGCCCAACGGCGGTTCGATCGCGCCGGGCGACTACTTCGGCGGGACCTGGCGGATCGGGGTCAGCCCGCGGGCACGCGACCGCGACCTCGCCGAGCGGCTGGCGAACGGGATCAACACACACTAGGAGCGTTGGCGTGACGAACGAACTGCTGCTCGGCGTGGACATCGGCACGTCCAGCTCGAAGGGCGTTCTGACCACAGTGGACGGCGAGGTGGTCGCTCGCGCCGACCGTCCACACGGGACGTCCACCCCGCACCCGGGGTGGTTCGAGCACGACGCGGAGACCGTGTGGTGGCAGGACTTCGTCGAGATCACCAGGGAACTCATGTCCAAACTGGACGGACGTTCACCGGTCGGTCTCGCGGTCAGCGGCATCGGTCCCTGCCTGCTGCCCGCCGACGCGTCCGGTACGCCGTTGCGTCCGGGCATCCTCTACGGCGTCGACACCAGGGCCACGGCGGAGATCGCCGAGCTGACCGAGGAGTTCGGCGCGGAGGCGGTGCTCGCCCGCTGCGGTTCCCGGCTGACCAGCCAGGCGGTCGGCCCGAAGGCGCGGTGGCTGGCGCGGCACGAGCCCGAGGTCTACGGCCGCACCAGGATGCTGCTGATGGCCAGCTCGTTCCTGGTGCACCGGCTGACCGGGCGGTACGTGCTGGACCACCACTCGGCCAGCCAGTGCACGCCCATGTACGACCTCGGCGCGCGGGACTGGGCGCACGACTGGGCCGCGGCGGTCGCGCCCGGGGTGCCGCTGCCGGAGCTGGCTTGGCCGACGGAGGTCGTCGGTCGCGTCACCGCGTCGGCGGCGTCGCTCACCGGACTCCCGGAAGGACTGCCGGTCACCGCGGGCACGGTCGACGCGTGGGCGGAGGCGGTCAGCGTCGGTGTCCGGTCACCGGGCGAGACGATGATCATGTACGGCACCACGATGTTCCTCGTGCAGGTGCTCAACCGCCCGCGCCCGCACTCCGGGTTGTGGGGAACCTGCGGGGCCTTCCCCGGCACCTACACGCTCGCCGCGGGCATGGCCACCTCCGGTTCGGTCACCGACTGGCTGCGCGGGCTGGTCGGCGGTGAGTTCGCCGGGCTGGTGGCCTCCGCGTCGGCCGTGCCGCCGGGAAGCCGGGGCCTGTTGGTGCTGCCGTACTTCGCGGGGGAGCGGACGCCGCTGTTCGACCCCGACGCGCGCGGGATCATCGCCGGGCTGACCCTCGGGCACGGGCAGGCGGAGCTCTACCGCGCCGCGCTCGAAGGGATCGGCTACGGCGTCCGGCACAACCTGGAGGCCATGGCGGAGGCGGGCGGCGGCGCGGCGCGGCTCGTCGCGGTCGGCGGCGGCACGCAGGGCGGGCTGTGGACGCAGATCGTCTCCGACATCACCGGCCGGCCGCAGGACATCCCGGCGGAGACGGTGGGAGCCTGCCTCGGCGACGCCCTGCTCGCCGGAGTGGCGACGGGCGCGGCCGACCGGCCGGAGACGTGGAACCCGGTCGCGAGCACGGTGGTCCCGGATCCGGAACGCCATGAGCTCTACGACGGGTTCTACCGGAACTATCGCGATTTGTATGGCGCGACGAAGGGAATTGCGCATTTCCTCGCCGGGGAGCAGCGCCGCGACGGCTGACCGATTAGTTCGCGGGGTGCGCGCCGGTCGGCGTGAAAATTGCGGCAGTTGCCCGATAAATGGGGCTGTGCGCGGCGCCCTGCCATTCGGCCCTGGGTGTGGAGAGTAGAATTTCCTGATGCGTGCGCTGGAGTTCTTCTCCGGGTTCGATACCGAGTTCGCTGATCAGTAGTTCGCGGACCGTCCGGTAGGCGGCGAGCGCGTCGGCACGCCTTCCGCCCAGGTACAGCGCCCACAGCAGCTGGCACCACAGGTGCTCGCGCAGCGGCTGTTCGGTGAGCAGCTGCCGCAGTCCCTCGACGCACTCGCGGTGCTGGCCGAGCGCCAACCTGGCCGCCAGCACGTCCTCCCGCGCGCTCCAGCGCTGCTCCTCGAGCCGGGCGACGTAGGCGTCGGCCGTCGCCGTCGCCAGCTCGCAGAACGGTCTGCCCCGCCACAGCCGCAGTGCGTCCTCCAACAGCGTGGCCGCGAGGGCGTTCTGCCCGGCCGCGAGGGCGCGCCTGCCCTCGGCGAGCAGGTCCTCGAAGACCCACGCGTCGAGTTCGCCGCGGTCGAGGCGCAGCTGGTAGTCGCCGGGCCTGCTGCTGAGCCGCTCTCCGCCGCCGCGCCGCCGTGGCAGGACGCGCCGCAGGTGGTGCACGTAGGTCTTGAGGTTGCCCCTGGCCGACGGTGGCTGATGCCGAGGCCAGACGGTCTCCACGAGCCGGGCCACGGGCGTCCATTCGTTCGCGTGCAGCACCAGTGCGCAGAGCAGAGTCCGCTGCTTTCTGGCGGGAATGCGGATTGTTTCTCCGTCGTCCGCATCCACCTGCAGCATCCCCAATGCCCTGAACATGAATCCTCCTTGCTCCTTCTGGGCCCCTAGATTGCGTTGTCTGCGGACGGAAAGCAAGGCGCTGGTCCAGTAGAGGGGGGCCATTTGCTGTATCAGGCCGTGTGATGTGGACTTATTGCAATTCCGACGATTGTTGCCGGTGCAAAGAGCGCCGCTGAACCGGCGATGAACCACGCCGGATCACCCTTGTCGGGGTGGGAATACCTATCGCATCGGAGGCGAGCTGGTTCACGGCTCTGCCCGACACCGAGCTCCCCGCCGTGTACGACAAGCTCACCACGGCGAGGCGCATGGTTACCCATCCCTCGGGGCGTCCGTGGCTGGTCGGAGACTGGATCGACGAGGACATGGTGGCCGGGCGGGCGGGCCAGGCCCAGATCGTCGTGTTGGGAACCTGCCCGGTCAAGGAGGGGAGCCTGTGCGGCGCCGCGTCGCGGATGAGCGACGTCGGCAAGCTCGACCAGCTTGCGCGGGCGTTGACCGGGAGCAGCCACCTGCTGGCGTCGCTGGCCGGGCAGCAGCGGTTGCAGGGCACCGTGTCCGGCATGCGCAGGCTGTTCTACGGCCGGGCAGAGGGCGTGCTGGTCGCCGCGGACCGGGCGGACGTCCTGGCCTGGCTGATCGA
The window above is part of the Allokutzneria albata genome. Proteins encoded here:
- a CDS encoding YwaF family protein; its protein translation is MFEPYGFSHGIVAVVFVAVSALLLVFRTAWTSRVLAVVIVAVQMPFQIHTMLPGQWDIAYSLPLQLCDLALIAAVCALWTHSPAATALTYYWGLTLTAQALLTPAYRGPDFPDWQFLMFWGIHLFTMWAAVHLTWGAGIRPDWHGYRLTLAATAVWAVVMLMFNALAHANYGFLNAKPGGSVLDLFGPWPLYLVVAALLLAGVWALITAPFTRAAARSSR
- a CDS encoding glycoside hydrolase family 172 protein; protein product: MRKKRPLLSALLLAIVAVAAAPEATAQSAPSEKGPLGWATYRQLDGMAALRGPSETRQFSSYDRTGRNNDGFDGKYSCLRQDLTGCVIAERAGAGEIGSIWFTRDEGVVTRTGWIKVELDGRTVLNAQLQDVVDGKLGAPFVWPLVGNRDDTSGGVVIKVPMPFRRSMKVTTQHNPLFHHVVYRSYPDAVGVPTFDPADRATDVVEKLRSFGLADPKPTRPGSHTTRSTTDIEPGATARLAELSGPAQISALRVRLPQVVPGPAVDDDGRAFGAGGSSTFTVAVSPRNSGVRLTRRFDPEIEKQRANLLVDGRPAGQWYHESKIGPMTWADQSVDLAPALTAGKSTLFVRNEFVSSTVDYNEFRYDVHSLVDGAWVRTDVVDLGHNHLSVEAAHGYRVERQQWQGRRHFYYPTDPALVTASDEVLAGARLRITFDGNTTVDAPIGEFFGSGLGEYDVRSLMFAMDPHKDGWYTSWWPMPYAQRAVVEIVNGSGRRITGAAVEVTSAADRAVPERLRANGSLGYFNATHRRSATENGKDWSFVDTVGRGVFYGVTHSMRGKLPLAVEVPRLYLEGDERAYADGLLTPIQHGTGTEDFYEAGWYFRTGAFAMPLAGYPVHEIGGDGCQFDCTGAYRLMVPDAIPFSTGLRFGIEHGPLADVPADYSSTSYWYGQRQSTLRETDRLNPTDLASRAEHGYTAVGETVSAVTSSFEGDNDHSVATSQVTAATGAVGFRIAVEPANSGVQLVRTADQAKAGQQVEVLVDGTVAGTWQQSYGNAEHRWLQDAFTVPAQLSAGKRSLSITLRPVLGSAPWSASGYHVRSFVAPFDPGGVVTRVAPQGMDWSPKDRGPAVRTDRDPISPKKGTTGG
- a CDS encoding LacI family DNA-binding transcriptional regulator, translating into MTTISDVAALAGVSTATASRALNGKSSVDPVLAARVVAAAQELGYRPNGLARNLRRRETAVLALIISDVENPFFTAIARGVEDVAQAAGYSVVLCNTDEEAAKERRYVEVAIEEQMAGVILSPSGVAGAVEALRDRRTPIVAVDRPLPGEPTDTVLVDSRQAARQATVHLAEQGYEVIGCLTGPSGVRTADDRLAGYRDGLRAAKRRSATRLVRRTEYRSAGAREATLDLLSQPEPPDALLVANSAMAVGVLQALAELRLRPGRDVGVVAFDDAPWAELLDPPLTVVAQPAYEIGTLAAQLLLNRVTGSHKEPTTTTLSAQLVVRGSSRRR
- a CDS encoding L-fucose/L-arabinose isomerase family protein encodes the protein MARIGVISFSDGRDYVHDGIREFIATTEDKLVDRLTAAGHEVVRGKEIVATNTGASAVARQVAAAGVDLTVFHYAVWAFPHFTMLAAGATPGPLLLLSNIDPVQPGMVGMLAGGGALDQIGREHTRLWGDPDERALIDKIGVQATASAAVAALRGSTFGRIGGRPMGMNTAVANTDQWQSVFGVDVEEIDQWEIVRRSELADQKEVTRAREWLETNAAGVHYDGKKLTPELLERQIRSYLAMRELIDEWNLDFSGIKGQPEMTQYFATMDIVEAFLNDPYDWNGPKETHVCATEADMDGALTMQLLKHIARTPVLFADVRHYHADRDIWDLCNSGQHATWYAARSDDPLENLGKVHFYPEVFFFPAGGASVHHLAAPGQMTLARLTRRGGNYRMHLMLGDFETYDDETNTQLMRQSTFEWPHAFARLDAKADDFLSRFGANHIHAVPGDRRAEVRAACELLGVELDEFTRG
- a CDS encoding family 43 glycosylhydrolase; this translates as MPALPDGVSLQEYSEVRDEVSAGEWRHLYDPTVGEDRNWYLNDHTFVRDAAGTWHLIGITHAEPLNPLDEKHFAHATAPSLHGPWAKQPFVMSADPGYHGEAHLWAPHIIFHDGRYHMFYCGGDADHSFYAINLATSTDLRTWTRHPGGPLFRDGFDARDPFVTRIDGRWVVFYTATVYPDGGNFVVAYRTSDDLVHWSGRRFAYSEPLGGVMTESPFLVQRGGDWYLFIGPRRGYVGTDVFRSKDPLNFNANSWVGNIPSHAAEVVFAEGRHWVTHAGWGQRGVYLAPLNWQTTFRGVRVTAPDYRVDVQTSPTSELRELSVRMRDGSWRNLLDNHHRGSGPYLGVGLFGATEKARAAARVRVEGGTVVLQRVPIGQEKITVDWRLDFHADSFDSSLSWHVAAPTRNPLWELAFSMDTWLGTLGDDQVFPRRGDAPGFTRWAMATGLSATMAMAYRRGSAWAEANRWYSDGESSICWQSVWQPNGGSIAPGDYFGGTWRIGVSPRARDRDLAERLANGINTH
- a CDS encoding FGGY-family carbohydrate kinase, whose protein sequence is MTNELLLGVDIGTSSSKGVLTTVDGEVVARADRPHGTSTPHPGWFEHDAETVWWQDFVEITRELMSKLDGRSPVGLAVSGIGPCLLPADASGTPLRPGILYGVDTRATAEIAELTEEFGAEAVLARCGSRLTSQAVGPKARWLARHEPEVYGRTRMLLMASSFLVHRLTGRYVLDHHSASQCTPMYDLGARDWAHDWAAAVAPGVPLPELAWPTEVVGRVTASAASLTGLPEGLPVTAGTVDAWAEAVSVGVRSPGETMIMYGTTMFLVQVLNRPRPHSGLWGTCGAFPGTYTLAAGMATSGSVTDWLRGLVGGEFAGLVASASAVPPGSRGLLVLPYFAGERTPLFDPDARGIIAGLTLGHGQAELYRAALEGIGYGVRHNLEAMAEAGGGAARLVAVGGGTQGGLWTQIVSDITGRPQDIPAETVGACLGDALLAGVATGAADRPETWNPVASTVVPDPERHELYDGFYRNYRDLYGATKGIAHFLAGEQRRDG
- a CDS encoding AfsR/SARP family transcriptional regulator, translating into MFRALGMLQVDADDGETIRIPARKQRTLLCALVLHANEWTPVARLVETVWPRHQPPSARGNLKTYVHHLRRVLPRRRGGGERLSSRPGDYQLRLDRGELDAWVFEDLLAEGRRALAAGQNALAATLLEDALRLWRGRPFCELATATADAYVARLEEQRWSAREDVLAARLALGQHRECVEGLRQLLTEQPLREHLWCQLLWALYLGGRRADALAAYRTVRELLISELGIEPGEELQRTHQEILLSTPRAEWQGAAHSPIYRATAAIFTPTGAHPAN